The Lolium perenne isolate Kyuss_39 chromosome 6, Kyuss_2.0, whole genome shotgun sequence genome segment GAGAACGACAGGGGATGGGAGAGACGTATTCCAGCAGTTGCACTAATATTTTGTGTCGATTCATCGAGTGCACGAGCTAAGTTATTCCCTGATCAGACAAGTTCCTCTCATGTGCGAAGTTATTGTGCTTTGCACAGGTGCTTTTTTGTGCTTGTCTGTAGTATTCATCTAATTGTTCTTATACATTTATGGAGACCTTTTTGCTTGCTGCATCAACCCTATTTATGTAAGTTGCTATTATTTAAACATTTGACTTATTCATGTGAATTTTTTTGAGGCTACATCTTAGTGCAAGATTGGAGAAGCTGCTAGGACACTTCCTGTAGACTGAAGGTACATATGGTTGATGATTGGCCAGGCCGTATCGTTTATGATGCCATGATGGTTCAGAGTTGTGCTTATCTTTtgattccttttcagttatacttgTTGATCTATCTCAGGTCTCTAAAGTTATCCTTTCTTAAACTTGATAAagtattttatttattttgcagTTCTAACATACAAGTGCATTTCTTTTGTCAGTATCGAGGAGGTTGCTGCCAACGAATctgttggggaggaactcactgtCGTCGCATCTCCGTGCATGGGTTTCCCCCCTTCGCATTCATGATCGTGGCTCCATGTGTTGACCGGCTTTCCAGGTTGCTTTACAAGCACTTCTTTCTCATCTTATTGTGTTATGCTGATGCAAAGCGTGATTTTTTTTAATCTCTTACAATGCACAATGTTACATCTGATTTATAACCATAATAATGGAAATGCAGGCTCATGGAGAGTATCTTGCGTGTGGGTAGTCACAGAAACAAAGGGAAAAGGTGTTCTCTGTTCCCTGAACTACTTACAATATCTGGGAATTCAGTGAAAGGGTTACCCACAAATATCAAAATTTGTTGTACATTACGGAACTAACCTGGTTATACACGCGATGTGGCTTTCCATATTAAACTCGCCTGACAATTTGAAACTCATTTTAGTTTGGATTAAAACTACAATAGAAAAATGGCTCTAGTTTATATAAAGTGACACTTTTAATTTATCTGTTAGCTTTGCTGGAACCTCTTGCTTCTTATCGGAATCTGGAACATCTTTTAAGACTAATACATTCAGTTATTTGTCCATGGTGAATTTTCCTTAATGACACACTTTATTGATACTTCAGGCCATGATCTTCTTTTTACTGATACTACAGGTGTGGAGGGCTATATTTAGGTTGCATTCATGGTCTTAGCAAATTGTTCATGTAATGTTTGAAGATGGTTTGTCCACTGTTAGATAGATAAAGGAATTCATCTTATCCCTTTAGGTATTCACATGCGTCTGAATAGCAATTCTTGCTCTTATGCTCAGTAGCTGGATGTGCTTAGGTCTGCAGCACAGAGTGGAGGTTTATATTCATGTTGCGTCCATGGTCTGAGTAAATTGTTCATGTAATGTTCAAAGATAGTTTGTCCACTGATAGATGGATAAATGAATTCATATTATTCCTTTAGATATTCACATGCGTCTAAATAGCAATTGTTTTTCGTTTTAGTGGAATGATTAGTAGTTGCTGCATTCTTCTTGCAGTATTTTCTTGGCATGAACCAAGTATTTTCTTTCCTGTTGCACCCAGTCTCTGGGGCTGCTACAGATGAGTTTTAGTTCATTTTGTTTGTAACTCCTGTGATGATAGGTGGTTCCACATGCTGCCTCATGTGCTCCGAGCCTTTTCTGCATTCGGTTTGTTCTACTCCCTTCGATCTATAATAAGTGTCGGgggtttagttcaaatttgattggAGGGAGTATGTTTTTCTGTCTATGCTGTCATCCTGCAGTTTGGTGTATTTTCTGTGTCTTTGTACAGGACCTTGTTATCTCTGTTCATGTTCTCTGTATCATACATTCATACCGTCTGAAGGTTTTCATTTGATGTGGCCTGAAAAAGTTATTGTTTTTTCGCAGCATAAATCTTTTTTTGCAGTAATTTGTGAAAACCAAAACACGTTTAGGCATCATACTAACGTATCTAAGATCATAATTCTCAGGCTTTGCGCCTCCCTCTCAAGACACCTGCGTCCGACAGACCAGTGTTCCATGTTTGATTGCATTCACCAAGACCTAGGAGCTCAATTTGGCTAGCAAGATTACATTCAGACGATCCAGTTGGATGGTGTTTTGGATGTGACATGGTCTCCAGCAAACTTGCTGCACAACAAGTTTAGGCCTCGTTCGGTGCCAGAGATTTCATAAGTGTTTGGGCCGGTTTTGAGGTGTTTTTTTCGGGCTCGGGCAAAACACCTGAAAACACATCAAAACACGTTTGGGCTGTTTGGTAGGCCGGTTTTGGCCCGTTTAGGTCCGAGGAAACCTGCCGAAACCCGTCGGGCTGGAGTGGAACTAAAACGCTTCACCCCCCTCGCGTTTTCTGGCGGCTGGCGACTGGTGACGAGGGCGACCAGAGGGTGACGCAGCGATGAGGCAGGAAGACgacgccggcgccgccgctcAAAGAAGCCGCCGTCGCCGCTCAaagacgccgccatcgccgacgCTCCCTCTCCGTCGCTTCCTCTGATGCGCTTCTGAAGCTCCCTCTCCGTCGCTCCCTCTGACGCGCCGCCGACGTTCTTGCCGCCGCAGACCTTGAGCTCCTGCCGTCGCCCCTCCTCTCCGTCGAAGTTGGAGACATTCGTGAGTACCATCCACCCACCTCCTGCTCTCCCTGTATTTCTAGATGCTCCACCTTTTTGTGATTTCTAGGATTCGTGATCGCGAGATCTGGTTGAATTCTAGGGTTCTTGTGTTTAGGGTTCTTAGTGCCTTGTTGAATTCTAGGGTTCTTGATTTCCCGAACTGCAGTGTATACATGACAACTTAACCAACACTCTCAAATGATGGATCAACTAACAGATTCAGATATAGAATCACGTAGTTGCTAGGTTATGCCTATGTGTTGGAAGCAGCTAATTCGGTTCTGGAATCATTAATTTTGGTCACAGAATGTGTTGGAAGCAGCTAATTCGGTTGGTCTCTGATGAACTCTCAACTGACCAGGCATGTAACTTGTAGGGAAAATAAAATGAGAGGTCTGTAACCTGCTTTCATATTGGTTTAGCATGTCAAACATCTATTTGGGTTTTTTTTGTTGATATCAGTAGCTAAGACATATTTGTTGAAGTGTTAGTGAATCAAACATGATACATTTAGATCCATGTAATTGCCTTCTGTTTACGAGTAGAAATATAGGCTTGTTTGGCAGCAGAATCTATGATGCATGTTATCTGTCTTCTATTCTGTTATGCTCTTAGTAGGAGGCGTAAGGTGCATGCATGTGAGATCAGGGATTACTTGGTTTTCATCGTTAATTACAAAATAGGGTTCTCCGTTAAGTAATATTGCGTCGACGATCTGCCACCGTCCATCGCGCATCAGGTTCTCCGTACGCCCGAGGACTGAGGGCCAGTGTTATACGCTGATGCCTTTTCAAAGCCAGTATTCAACAACCAGTATATAACTACATATACACAGGAGAATCATGTCTCTGGGTGCGCGTCTTAGTTTACACAATTGCTCTTTTCTACTTGATATAAAATCATTTGTCTGTATGTCTTATGACCGAACCTGTGTTGATTCATGAGAGATGTAAGTTCCCAGCAGAGATTATACGGTAtaacctgtgttgctgtgttggtTCATGAGAGAAATGTTGCCTGGCAGTTTGCAAGTTAAACCCATACTCCCATGTTTCTAAGATTGCACTATATATTGTTATTATTTTTGTATAATTCTCATGCTTGCAACATCCTAAAACATAAGTACTTCAAGTTTCTTTACCACAGGAATATACAAAAATATTCAAAATAATGTCAAACTGAAGATGATTTGCCCCTTATCTCATCCTCTCTCTTTTTTCGAAACCAGCTAGCTACCACTTGAGAAATCATCCATCGGGAGATCAAGTGTCAACCTAGCGTAGAGTAGTACTGCCAATCATATTCAAATTGCTACCTGATTATGTTTTTTTAGCAAGACCTGATTTATTTGTTTGCCTTGTTGCACAATGTTTATGCATCTGTATGATTTGCGGCTCCTTTGTGACTGGATGTAGGCTATCTAGGTTGCAGTTCAGCACTTGAAGATTGAACATCTTTGTCTTTTTGCAGTAATAACTCCAGATTACTGCTCCAGCATGTTGGGAAGATGCAAAGTATTCTAATCCGTTCTGCTCAGCTCAATGACATTTCTTGGTGAAAAATCCGATAATATATTGCTTGTTTGTGTTCAGAATGATGGGAAGATGATAAGCCATTTTTGTAACAAATCTATGATAATTTATTGCTCCAAAAAGTGGATTGTGAGATCTGAGGCCATGAGCTAACTGAACCAATTATTGAATTTCTATCTATTCAGTGTAATTATTGAATTTCGATCTATTCTAATGTGCTAAAAAGATTGGATTTTTACTTGTGATACGAGTCTAGTTTAAAATGTCAAAACAGATTGATTTTTTATCCATTTATGTTGAAAACACTTGAATACACTAGTTTGTAAAACTAGTGTTCCAAACAAGTGTTTTGACAAGTGTTTTAAGTGATAGGGGTTTTGTAGTGTTTTGGGTAGTGGTTTTGGTGGTTGGTGTTTTCACCCAAAACACCCCTCAAACCACTACGCAAAACACAGAAAAACATTGGCACCAAACAAGGCCTTAAGTGGAATGTATTTCCACTAAAAAAAGCTGTAGGCAGAACAACTCAATCAAGTAAAGCATGTACACATATTTTAGTTTTGAGAATGGGACAATGCACATGGATCGAATAAAACTGAACTGAGGGCAAACATGTTTTAGATACGATCCACTAGGTTCAACATCCATCACAAGGTGCCTTTTGGTTCAGATAACAATGTGCACTTAATAAGAGTAAATAAAGAGATCATCCCAAGATGAGTTCAGCAAGAGGCCTGAGCCCAAACTCTTTTATCATTCTTCTCGCCACCAGCTTTTCATCATCGCTCCATGAGGTACATGTTGACTGCCCGACCATCTGCCAATCCCAGAGTCCCTTGTATCGAACATGGCCATCCTTCAGCAGAACAACTCGTTGCAACGATGTGCAAACCCTCACAACATACTTGAAAAGCCATATGTTGCGCTGCGTGAAACCAATCACGACTAGCTCCTTgaggtgatggtgccgaagattaATATGCGTTTTCGACCAATTCATCCCGCGAAGGTAATCTGGCCCTGTTTCCGACTGAGGCACATGAATGTGCAGGACCTCGAGAAATGGCGAGGCCATCAGGAGGCCGCGTGTCCATGAGATGTCCCAGTTTGAAGGCATGTCGGCCACAAGGAGCCTTTTCAGGTCCGGCAACTGCCTCTTAGTATGACTTGGCCCAATCCATCTTCTGAGCCTGGTAAATCGGATGACGAGGTTCGCCATGGTGGGGGACATACCAAGGAACGAGTCGAACTTATCCACTGGACGCCGTAGCGCCACTAGACTATCATCCTCCATAGAGAATGTGAGGTTAGTGTCCATGAGGCACGGAACCGAGCCGAATTCAATCCTTAGAGTATCGGTTAGGCAGAATGCCAGGCGAACAAGCATTGGGAGGTTGCGCAGCTTGATCTCCATGAAAGAACACTCTTCCACGACGAGCTCCCTAATCTGTGAACACGGCGCGTCCACAACCAAAGTGTGATGTGCACAACAGCAGGAGATGAGGTGAAGCACCTGTAGCCCGGTGCAGTCTTTGAACACCCTCTCGTACACGTCTACGGTCGTGGAAGTGGGAATGTC includes the following:
- the LOC127310611 gene encoding uncharacterized protein, producing MPTLRRVRRRTVDGEDHLSALPDDLILLIVSRLATRTALSTAVLARRWAHIPRELAALDFRVSDILPPEYDRTVALRQRNLPRDTTLARILDGLMVDCEIDTMRTFANGVTSFLDADGAQDRRLKILRLEFFQTHESICADRMITAAVGAWGVEDLEVVVRLASGDDQTPAYSLPHDCLNARSRLRSLTLGKCCSLLSLHSYGTLTKLVLRDIPTSTTVDVYERVFKDCTGLQVLHLISCCCAHHTLVVDAPCSQIRELVVEECSFMEIKLRNLPMLVRLAFCLTDTLRIEFGSVPCLMDTNLTFSMEDDSLVALRRPVDKFDSFLGMSPTMANLVIRFTRLRRWIGPSHTKRQLPDLKRLLVADMPSNWDISWTRGLLMASPFLEVLHIHVPQSETGPDYLRGMNWSKTHINLRHHHLKELVVIGFTQRNIWLFKYVVRVCTSLQRVVLLKDGHVRYKGLWDWQMVGQSTCTSWSDDEKLVARRMIKEFGLRPLAELILG